The Geobacillus stearothermophilus ATCC 12980 genome contains a region encoding:
- a CDS encoding IS701 family transposase — MNRLAHHQGIHKFFFTLGLTLQLSKPVIKHLIHIVDALTTKGFSGTLTDIHYWSFHPNHRTTLRHFFTKSPWNEERLLGKLQEWILSQVERLAKRKNQPLFVSIDDTICQKTKPSSRAVHAIQGCDWHYSHKDHQSVWGHSLVWLMVHTFTQAFPFAFRLYDKKAGKSKIDLAIEMLSSLKVKRAQPVYVLMDSWYPSKKLIEACLKQGFHVIAMLKTNRILYPKGIAIQAKQFARYIESKDTRLVTVGQERYRVYRYEGAIHGLDDAVVLLAWKADQPMAPEHLHCILSTDRELGDEDILRYYAQRWTIECFFRQAKDQLKLDGYRVRHIRAVKRYWAVVLLSCVYSIAESRQNLSTGLELLRSRKDHSVVEFIYDAAKQDIPIDVIKKPLRIA; from the coding sequence ATGAATAGATTAGCACATCACCAAGGAATCCACAAGTTTTTCTTCACGCTGGGGTTGACGCTGCAGCTTTCCAAACCGGTCATCAAGCATCTCATTCATATTGTCGATGCCTTGACCACCAAGGGATTCTCGGGAACATTGACTGATATTCATTACTGGAGCTTTCATCCGAATCATCGAACGACGCTCCGTCACTTTTTCACGAAAAGCCCTTGGAACGAGGAAAGGCTGCTTGGGAAGCTTCAAGAGTGGATCCTTTCCCAGGTCGAACGACTGGCCAAACGGAAGAATCAACCCCTTTTTGTTTCGATTGATGATACGATTTGCCAAAAAACAAAGCCTTCGTCACGGGCTGTGCACGCCATTCAAGGGTGCGACTGGCACTACTCGCATAAAGATCATCAATCGGTCTGGGGGCATTCGCTCGTTTGGCTGATGGTGCACACCTTCACGCAGGCGTTCCCATTTGCGTTCCGCCTGTATGACAAGAAAGCGGGAAAAAGCAAGATCGACCTGGCGATCGAGATGCTTTCCTCGCTCAAGGTGAAGCGGGCTCAGCCGGTGTATGTGCTCATGGATTCGTGGTATCCGTCCAAAAAGCTCATCGAAGCCTGTCTGAAACAGGGATTCCATGTCATCGCGATGCTCAAGACGAACCGGATTCTCTACCCGAAAGGCATCGCCATCCAAGCCAAGCAGTTTGCCCGCTATATCGAGTCCAAAGACACCCGCCTCGTCACGGTGGGGCAGGAGCGTTATCGCGTGTATCGCTATGAGGGGGCCATCCATGGCCTCGATGACGCGGTGGTGCTGCTGGCTTGGAAGGCGGATCAGCCGATGGCGCCGGAACATCTTCATTGCATCTTGAGCACCGACCGGGAACTCGGGGACGAAGACATCTTGCGTTACTACGCCCAGCGCTGGACGATCGAGTGCTTTTTCCGGCAGGCGAAAGATCAACTGAAGCTGGATGGATACCGCGTTCGCCACATTCGGGCGGTGAAACGGTATTGGGCGGTGGTGCTGCTCTCCTGCGTGTACAGCATCGCCGAATCCCGACAAAACCTCTCCACCGGGCTGGAGCTTCTTCGGTCGCGGAAAGACCACAGCGTCGTCGAGTTCATTTATGACGCTGCAAAGCAAGATATTCCCATTGATGTGATCAAAAAACCGCTCCGTATCGCGTAA
- a CDS encoding metal-sensitive transcriptional regulator, which yields MEYNKEIKNRLKRIEGQIKGVLGMMEQGKDCKSVVSQLSAARNAIDRAIAVIVSTNLEHCLRESMEKGESTDSLVKEAVELLVKSR from the coding sequence ATGGAATATAACAAAGAGATCAAAAACCGCTTAAAACGGATTGAAGGACAAATTAAAGGCGTCCTTGGCATGATGGAACAAGGGAAAGACTGCAAGAGCGTCGTTTCCCAGCTGTCGGCGGCGCGCAATGCCATTGACCGCGCCATTGCCGTCATCGTCAGCACCAATTTGGAACATTGTCTTCGTGAAAGCATGGAAAAAGGGGAAAGCACAGACAGTCTTGTCAAAGAAGCAGTGGAACTGCTTGTGAAAAGCCGTTAA
- a CDS encoding sulfurtransferase TusA family protein — protein MIKVDMTVDAKGLSCPMPIVRTKKAINELQPGQVLEVQATDKGSKADIKAWAESTGHQYVGTIEENGVLKHYIRKSVEHETRNETAFPHVVSNEQLQEKLHDPDSFVLDVREPAEYAFGHIPGAVSIPLGELENRMAELPKDKTIYVVCRTGTRSDLAAQKLAEKGFDRVRNVVPGMSQWNGPLDSAQS, from the coding sequence ATGATTAAAGTTGATATGACCGTTGATGCGAAAGGACTGTCCTGCCCGATGCCGATCGTTCGCACGAAAAAAGCCATCAATGAGCTGCAGCCAGGCCAAGTGCTGGAAGTGCAGGCGACGGATAAGGGATCCAAAGCCGATATCAAAGCATGGGCGGAAAGCACAGGGCATCAATATGTAGGAACAATTGAAGAAAATGGGGTTTTGAAACATTATATCCGCAAGTCAGTGGAACATGAAACACGCAACGAAACGGCATTCCCTCATGTCGTATCGAATGAACAATTGCAAGAAAAACTTCACGATCCTGATTCGTTTGTTTTGGATGTCCGCGAACCGGCGGAGTATGCGTTTGGCCATATTCCGGGCGCCGTTTCAATTCCGCTTGGGGAGCTCGAGAATCGGATGGCCGAACTTCCGAAAGACAAAACGATTTATGTCGTGTGCCGCACAGGGACACGGAGCGATTTGGCTGCGCAAAAGCTGGCCGAAAAAGGATTTGACCGTGTGCGCAACGTCGTTCCCGGCATGTCGCAATGGAACGGGCCGCTTGATTCCGCTCAATCGTAA
- a CDS encoding rhodanese-like domain-containing protein produces the protein MSQTIINIILFVLLVWFFASRFISPKGVRMMTAAELKRRLKEPGVQYIDVCTPLEFQSYHLPGFRNIPLHELTARAHELSKEKEVIVICQSGMRSQKASRLLKKMGFQHVTNVKGGLNAWQ, from the coding sequence ATGTCGCAAACCATCATCAACATCATCCTGTTTGTTTTGCTTGTTTGGTTTTTTGCCAGCCGCTTCATCTCGCCGAAAGGGGTGCGGATGATGACGGCGGCGGAATTGAAACGCCGGTTGAAAGAACCTGGGGTGCAATATATTGATGTGTGCACCCCTTTGGAGTTTCAGTCTTACCATCTGCCAGGGTTTCGGAACATCCCGCTGCACGAATTGACAGCCCGTGCTCACGAACTATCGAAAGAGAAAGAAGTGATTGTCATTTGCCAAAGCGGGATGCGAAGCCAAAAAGCAAGCCGACTGTTAAAGAAAATGGGATTTCAGCACGTGACGAACGTCAAAGGCGGCCTAAACGCCTGGCAGTAG
- a CDS encoding DsrE/DsrF/DrsH-like family protein yields the protein MTQPKKKTTIILFSGDYDKAMAAYIIANGAAAYDHDVTIFHTFWGLNALRKEASVPVQKGFLEKMFAKMMPRGADRMGLSRMNFAGIGPKLIKKVIKKHNAMPLPQLIEMAKEQGVKLVACQMTVDLLGLKPEELIDGVEFAGVAAYLADASEGNVNLFI from the coding sequence ATGACACAGCCGAAGAAAAAGACGACGATCATTTTGTTCAGCGGCGACTATGACAAGGCGATGGCGGCTTACATCATCGCCAACGGCGCCGCTGCCTACGACCATGACGTGACGATCTTTCATACGTTCTGGGGGCTGAACGCCTTGCGGAAAGAGGCGTCGGTTCCAGTGCAAAAAGGGTTTCTTGAAAAGATGTTCGCGAAAATGATGCCGCGCGGCGCGGACCGCATGGGGCTGTCGCGCATGAATTTTGCCGGCATCGGCCCGAAGTTGATCAAAAAGGTCATCAAAAAGCATAACGCCATGCCGCTTCCGCAGTTGATCGAGATGGCGAAGGAGCAAGGCGTGAAACTCGTCGCTTGCCAAATGACGGTCGATTTGCTTGGGCTGAAGCCGGAGGAATTGATCGACGGCGTTGAGTTTGCTGGCGTCGCCGCGTATTTGGCTGATGCGTCGGAAGGGAACGTGAACTTATTTATTTAA
- a CDS encoding HAD family hydrolase, which translates to MLIALDMDGTLLNREGKISERNRTAITAAQAQGHIVAVVTGRARKDALAPLREADIICPIASLNGAVVSLEDGTVISEAPLERTIVRPTLEWVREQSDLYCETYTGDAVYVGLHNRAQWEALASGMADAAPEVKWLVNKQFQQARVMYVDDIRTVWDDPQTVMYKLLIFALDRERLRDAASRFAALRGVTVTSSHPHNIEMNNERATKGEALKQLAAHYGIDVRDTVAFGDSHNDLSMFKVAGYRVAMDNAEPELKAICDMVTSSHEEDGVAAGLERLLAKRV; encoded by the coding sequence ATGTTGATTGCACTCGATATGGACGGAACGCTATTAAACAGGGAAGGAAAAATCAGTGAACGAAACCGGACGGCCATCACCGCAGCGCAGGCGCAGGGCCACATTGTCGCCGTCGTGACAGGGAGGGCGCGCAAAGACGCGCTCGCCCCGCTTCGCGAGGCGGACATTATCTGCCCGATTGCCAGCTTAAACGGCGCGGTCGTTTCGCTCGAAGACGGCACGGTCATCAGCGAGGCGCCGCTCGAGCGGACAATCGTCCGTCCGACGCTTGAGTGGGTGCGCGAACAGTCCGATTTGTATTGCGAAACGTACACGGGCGATGCGGTCTATGTCGGCCTGCACAACCGCGCCCAATGGGAGGCGCTCGCTTCCGGGATGGCCGATGCGGCGCCAGAGGTGAAGTGGCTCGTGAACAAGCAGTTCCAGCAGGCGCGGGTGATGTATGTTGATGACATCCGCACGGTGTGGGACGACCCGCAGACGGTGATGTATAAGCTGCTGATTTTCGCCCTCGACCGCGAGCGGCTGCGTGATGCAGCGTCGCGATTCGCCGCGCTCCGTGGTGTCACGGTTACCTCGTCGCACCCGCACAATATTGAGATGAACAACGAACGGGCGACAAAAGGCGAGGCGCTCAAACAGCTCGCCGCCCATTACGGCATCGATGTGCGCGACACGGTCGCTTTTGGCGACAGCCATAACGATTTGTCGATGTTTAAGGTCGCAGGCTATCGCGTGGCGATGGACAATGCCGAGCCGGAGCTGAAAGCCATCTGCGACATGGTGACGTCCTCCCACGAAGAAGATGGGGTGGCGGCGGGGCTTGAGCGGCTGCTTGCGAAACGGGTGTAG
- a CDS encoding rhodanese-like domain-containing protein, whose translation MKTITPKEVEERLRAGESLHIIDVREPEEVAAGKIPGAVNIPLGLIEFRMHELDKNEEYILVCRSGGRSGRAAEFLDSRGYRVINMTGGMLAWEGPVE comes from the coding sequence ATGAAAACGATCACGCCAAAAGAGGTAGAAGAACGGCTTCGCGCTGGAGAATCACTTCATATCATTGATGTGCGCGAGCCGGAGGAAGTCGCTGCAGGCAAAATTCCAGGAGCGGTCAATATTCCGCTCGGTTTGATCGAGTTTCGCATGCATGAATTGGACAAAAATGAGGAATACATTCTCGTCTGCCGTTCCGGCGGCCGCAGCGGCCGTGCCGCGGAGTTTCTTGACAGCCGCGGTTACCGCGTCATCAACATGACAGGCGGCATGCTCGCCTGGGAAGGGCCTGTCGAATAA
- a CDS encoding EamA family transporter, with protein MWIVYALLAAVFAALTSVLAKIGIENVNSHLATAIRTAVVLVLAWMIVWMTGAHQGVKAISTKSWVFLCLSGAATGLSWLCFYKAIQIGDVSRVTAIDKSSLVLTILFAAMFLGEPLSAKVVIGVLLITIGTLIMMF; from the coding sequence ATGTGGATCGTGTATGCTTTGTTGGCGGCGGTGTTTGCGGCGCTGACATCGGTGCTGGCGAAAATCGGCATTGAAAACGTCAATTCCCATCTCGCGACCGCCATTCGCACCGCCGTCGTGCTTGTGCTCGCATGGATGATCGTCTGGATGACAGGCGCCCATCAAGGCGTCAAAGCGATCTCAACGAAAAGCTGGGTGTTTCTCTGCCTCTCAGGAGCAGCAACCGGATTGTCGTGGCTTTGTTTCTACAAAGCAATCCAAATCGGCGATGTCTCGCGCGTCACCGCCATTGACAAGTCGAGCTTGGTGCTGACGATCTTGTTTGCGGCGATGTTTCTCGGCGAACCGCTGTCCGCGAAAGTGGTGATCGGGGTGCTGCTCATTACCATCGGGACATTGATCATGATGTTTTAG
- a CDS encoding class I SAM-dependent methyltransferase, protein MTGHRFHYEHAERLLDPKRKEWIDPQRVISMLSVKPDDTVVDLGAGNGYFTIPLAQATNGKVYAVDVQPEMIELLKQRAAKLAVTNIEYRVADVASTALPSHSVDKGIMAFVFHEVEQKEAALDEIRRVMRPNGQFLLIEWETMESEMGPPLHERIPSEELFSYVKQKAGNVELVRFHPAVYGLLIRWE, encoded by the coding sequence ATGACAGGGCATCGTTTTCATTACGAACATGCTGAACGATTATTGGATCCGAAGCGCAAGGAATGGATCGACCCGCAACGGGTCATTTCGATGTTGTCCGTGAAACCGGATGACACGGTCGTCGATCTTGGCGCCGGGAATGGTTATTTCACGATTCCTCTCGCGCAGGCGACAAACGGAAAAGTGTATGCGGTCGATGTGCAGCCAGAAATGATTGAATTGCTAAAACAGCGAGCCGCGAAACTAGCGGTCACCAACATCGAATATCGGGTGGCGGATGTCGCTTCGACCGCCTTGCCTTCGCATTCGGTGGACAAAGGGATCATGGCATTTGTCTTTCATGAGGTGGAACAAAAAGAAGCCGCCCTTGACGAAATTCGCCGTGTGATGAGGCCAAACGGGCAGTTTCTGTTGATCGAATGGGAGACGATGGAAAGCGAAATGGGGCCGCCGCTCCATGAGCGGATTCCGTCGGAGGAACTGTTTTCCTATGTGAAGCAAAAGGCGGGCAACGTGGAACTTGTCCGTTTTCACCCGGCTGTCTATGGTCTTTTGATTCGCTGGGAATAA
- a CDS encoding MBL fold metallo-hydrolase, giving the protein MVKEMTVQQMTEKVFNKESLFILDVRNESDFRDWKIEGKNFDYLNVPYFELIDGVDSIVDRLPKDKDIVVVCAKGGSAAFVAEQLTEAGFDNVYTLAGGMQAWSEHLHQAKVYEDDQLKIYQFIRVGKGCLSYMVISGSEALVVDPLRFIDVYEQAAQQEGVKITHIVDSHLHADHLSGGKALAERTGATYYLMKSEGAVFDFEPLEQHDTIDFANVHLEVLAVKTPGHTPGSVSFFVNGKWLFSGDTIFVGGLGRPDLGGKVAEWAADLYDTVYEKVAAMADDVIVLPAHYANLDEEINAEGYVGDTLGRIRARNEMMQNKPKDEFIDLVIQSAKTETPPNFEDIVAINRGLKTVDIETERELEIGPNRCALHHAHA; this is encoded by the coding sequence ATGGTGAAAGAAATGACCGTGCAACAAATGACGGAAAAGGTGTTCAACAAAGAATCGCTGTTCATCTTGGACGTCCGCAACGAAAGCGATTTTCGCGATTGGAAAATCGAAGGGAAAAACTTTGACTATTTGAACGTGCCGTATTTTGAATTGATTGATGGGGTTGACTCGATTGTCGACCGTCTTCCGAAAGACAAAGACATCGTCGTCGTGTGCGCGAAGGGCGGATCGGCGGCGTTTGTCGCCGAACAGCTGACGGAAGCCGGGTTTGACAACGTTTATACGCTCGCTGGCGGGATGCAGGCGTGGAGTGAGCATCTCCATCAAGCGAAAGTATACGAAGATGATCAGTTGAAAATTTACCAATTCATCCGCGTCGGCAAAGGATGCCTGTCGTATATGGTCATCTCCGGAAGCGAAGCGCTTGTCGTCGATCCGTTGCGATTTATTGACGTGTACGAACAAGCCGCCCAACAAGAAGGGGTGAAGATCACGCATATCGTGGACTCGCACTTGCATGCCGACCATCTTTCCGGCGGCAAGGCGCTGGCCGAACGAACGGGGGCAACGTACTACTTGATGAAAAGCGAGGGAGCGGTGTTTGATTTCGAGCCGCTCGAGCAACATGACACGATCGACTTTGCCAACGTTCATTTGGAAGTGTTGGCCGTGAAAACGCCAGGCCATACGCCAGGCAGCGTCTCGTTCTTTGTCAACGGCAAATGGCTGTTCTCGGGTGACACGATTTTTGTCGGCGGTCTCGGGCGGCCGGACCTTGGCGGCAAAGTGGCGGAATGGGCGGCGGATTTGTATGACACCGTGTACGAAAAAGTCGCGGCCATGGCGGATGATGTGATCGTCTTGCCGGCTCACTACGCGAACTTGGATGAAGAAATCAACGCGGAGGGGTATGTCGGCGATACGTTGGGCCGCATCCGCGCCCGCAATGAGATGATGCAAAACAAACCGAAAGACGAATTTATCGATCTTGTCATCCAAAGCGCCAAGACGGAAACCCCGCCGAACTTTGAAGACATTGTCGCCATCAACCGCGGGCTCAAAACCGTGGATATCGAAACAGAGCGGGAGCTTGAGATCGGCCCGAACCGCTGCGCGCTGCATCATGCCCATGCCTAA
- a CDS encoding sulfurtransferase TusA family protein gives MNATKVLDAKGLACPMPVVRAKKAMDELQSGQVLEVHTTDKGAKNDLPAWAKASGHTVLEMKEDNGVLMFWIQKG, from the coding sequence ATGAACGCAACGAAAGTATTGGATGCAAAAGGATTGGCCTGCCCGATGCCGGTGGTGAGAGCGAAAAAAGCGATGGACGAATTGCAATCAGGTCAAGTGCTCGAGGTGCACACGACCGATAAAGGGGCGAAAAACGATTTGCCGGCATGGGCGAAAGCGAGCGGCCATACGGTGCTTGAGATGAAAGAAGACAACGGTGTGTTGATGTTCTGGATCCAAAAAGGATAA
- a CDS encoding fatty acid desaturase family protein — MNDFHPFGWYAAKMAPYLPKKAFQPVKSRLFGGLAYVGLVTAGILAVSLFHLHPIWNLLISVVLGFSFAALGFLGHEILHGTVVRTPWLRDLLGAIAFWPLCTGPKLWRKWHNASHHVHTQHEEKDPDAWPSMEKLAKSRLLSWVYRIPFPIRAFFSFSSLSVMFTLHSVRMLFYFFKDFRRKNRAVVLFQFFLPWATWLGLLWLVGWEKWLFAFLLPLLVANTIVMSYIATNHRLNPLVPVNDPLANSLSVTVPKWVDILHFHFSHHTEHHLFPAMSSKYYPLVKKHIKQMWPDRYHEMPMGKALAALWKTPRVYYEHNELIEPKQGHVYGTLGNGLNPDRIVHRELETEKQPRAAKKRAKTKKAAGKENL; from the coding sequence ATGAATGATTTTCACCCGTTCGGCTGGTACGCGGCGAAAATGGCCCCGTATTTGCCGAAAAAAGCGTTTCAACCCGTGAAGTCCCGCTTGTTTGGAGGTCTGGCTTATGTAGGGCTCGTCACCGCCGGCATCCTCGCTGTGTCCCTTTTCCACCTCCATCCTATATGGAACCTCCTCATCTCGGTTGTGCTTGGTTTCAGTTTTGCTGCGTTAGGATTTTTAGGACATGAAATTTTGCATGGCACCGTCGTCCGTACACCATGGCTGCGCGATCTTCTCGGAGCGATCGCCTTTTGGCCGCTTTGCACCGGTCCGAAGTTGTGGAGAAAATGGCATAACGCCAGCCACCATGTGCATACCCAGCATGAAGAAAAAGACCCGGACGCGTGGCCAAGCATGGAGAAATTAGCGAAAAGCCGCCTGCTCTCTTGGGTATACCGCATCCCGTTTCCGATTCGCGCGTTTTTCTCGTTTAGCTCCTTGTCGGTGATGTTTACCCTTCATTCGGTGCGGATGCTTTTTTACTTTTTCAAAGACTTTCGCCGGAAGAACCGCGCGGTTGTCCTGTTTCAATTTTTCTTGCCTTGGGCGACATGGCTCGGGCTGTTATGGCTTGTCGGCTGGGAAAAATGGCTGTTCGCCTTTTTGCTTCCGCTGCTCGTCGCCAACACGATCGTCATGAGCTATATCGCAACCAACCATCGTCTCAATCCGTTAGTGCCGGTCAACGATCCGTTGGCGAACAGTTTGTCGGTCACCGTGCCAAAGTGGGTGGATATCCTTCACTTCCACTTTTCGCACCATACTGAACATCATCTCTTTCCAGCGATGAGCTCGAAGTACTACCCGCTCGTGAAAAAACACATCAAACAAATGTGGCCCGACCGCTACCACGAAATGCCGATGGGAAAAGCGTTGGCCGCCCTTTGGAAAACGCCGCGCGTCTACTACGAGCACAACGAGCTCATCGAGCCGAAGCAAGGCCATGTGTACGGCACGCTCGGCAATGGGCTCAACCCCGACCGGATTGTGCATCGCGAGCTGGAAACGGAAAAACAGCCGCGCGCAGCCAAAAAACGGGCAAAAACAAAAAAAGCGGCGGGGAAAGAGAATTTGTAG
- a CDS encoding ABC transporter permease, whose product MIFYSIKNQLKAHPITTFFIVLGLSLSVLMISVGISSINYSQLLEQEQARYQPRHAVSVDITFAKEPNWQHILELFESIDPQTGVILEDVTLPHRDAMMAVTPEYWTKEVVERFPLMQGRYFTIKEVRRGEKVALVGKERMEDVIIEGSEQYLMAGRDKYKVIGIIGVKGKKTRAIDYQVVIPMTSLPADTINKLTSTKQLHLTIHNPVKDTYPDEKIIRNNMEQLFPEAQMDVSPYMSNTMFHVELSERLSLMVMIYLLAIVNAINLTSYWIQERTYEIGIKKAFGYSNYDIVSMLFWEMCLISSTSVIIGYTIQLAFNRVIEQWIDYPINISITHLSTAVLFVVLSAALTIIIPAIKAIKIQPVDVMNRR is encoded by the coding sequence GTGATTTTCTATTCTATCAAAAATCAATTAAAAGCACATCCCATTACCACTTTTTTTATTGTGTTAGGTTTGTCGTTGTCGGTGTTGATGATTTCAGTAGGAATTTCCAGTATTAACTATTCTCAGCTTCTTGAGCAAGAACAGGCGCGTTACCAACCGCGGCATGCCGTAAGTGTAGACATTACCTTTGCCAAAGAACCGAATTGGCAGCATATCTTGGAACTATTTGAAAGTATCGATCCACAAACAGGGGTTATTTTGGAAGATGTCACATTGCCCCATCGTGATGCTATGATGGCGGTTACGCCGGAATATTGGACAAAAGAAGTGGTAGAACGTTTTCCTTTAATGCAAGGGCGGTATTTTACGATCAAAGAGGTAAGAAGAGGAGAAAAAGTAGCGCTTGTTGGGAAAGAAAGAATGGAAGATGTTATTATCGAAGGTAGCGAGCAATATCTCATGGCAGGGCGTGACAAATACAAAGTAATTGGAATCATTGGTGTTAAAGGAAAAAAGACAAGGGCGATTGATTATCAAGTGGTTATTCCAATGACGTCTCTTCCTGCTGATACAATTAATAAATTAACAAGTACGAAACAGCTACATTTGACCATTCATAACCCGGTTAAGGATACGTATCCGGATGAAAAAATTATTCGAAACAATATGGAACAGTTGTTTCCTGAAGCACAAATGGACGTTTCGCCTTACATGAGTAATACAATGTTCCATGTTGAGCTAAGTGAACGACTCTCGTTGATGGTAATGATTTATTTATTAGCCATTGTGAATGCCATTAATCTTACTTCTTATTGGATTCAAGAAAGAACGTATGAAATTGGTATTAAAAAGGCGTTTGGTTATAGTAATTATGATATTGTTTCCATGCTTTTCTGGGAGATGTGTTTAATTTCCAGTACATCCGTTATTATTGGATATACGATACAGCTGGCGTTCAACCGTGTTATTGAACAATGGATTGATTATCCTATCAATATTTCCATCACCCATCTATCTACAGCAGTTCTATTTGTTGTGCTTTCAGCCGCGCTAACTATTATTATTCCGGCGATAAAAGCGATTAAAATACAACCTGTTGATGTGATGAATAGAAGATAA
- a CDS encoding sulfite exporter TauE/SafE family protein: MDVSLAFLIVIFFIGFVGSFISGMVGIGGSIIKYPMLLYLPPLFGLAAFSAHEVSGISAVQVFFATIGGVWAYRKSGYLNKSLILYMGVSILVGSFVGGYGSKLMSEGTINVVYGVLAALAAIMMFVPKKGIDDIPLDQVTFNKGVAAALAFLIGVGSGIVGAAGAFLLVPVMLVVLKIPTRMTIATSLAITFISSIGSTFGKIATGQVDYIPALIMVVASLLASPLGAKAGQKMNTKVLQVILAVLILATAVKIWVDIL; this comes from the coding sequence ATGGATGTTTCGCTCGCGTTTCTCATTGTCATCTTTTTCATCGGTTTTGTCGGTTCGTTTATTTCTGGGATGGTGGGGATCGGCGGATCGATTATTAAATATCCGATGCTTCTGTATCTTCCGCCGTTGTTTGGACTGGCGGCGTTCAGCGCCCATGAAGTGTCGGGAATCAGCGCGGTGCAAGTGTTTTTCGCCACGATCGGCGGCGTGTGGGCGTATCGAAAAAGCGGCTATTTGAACAAATCGCTCATTTTGTATATGGGGGTAAGCATTCTTGTCGGCAGTTTTGTCGGCGGTTACGGCTCGAAGCTGATGAGCGAGGGAACGATTAACGTCGTTTACGGCGTCTTGGCGGCATTAGCCGCGATCATGATGTTTGTGCCGAAAAAAGGGATCGATGACATTCCGCTTGACCAAGTGACGTTCAACAAAGGGGTGGCGGCCGCCTTGGCGTTCCTCATCGGCGTCGGGTCCGGCATCGTCGGGGCGGCGGGGGCGTTTTTGCTTGTGCCGGTCATGCTCGTGGTCCTGAAAATCCCGACGCGAATGACGATCGCTACGTCTTTGGCCATTACGTTCATTTCCTCCATTGGCTCTACGTTCGGGAAAATCGCCACCGGCCAAGTCGATTACATCCCGGCGCTCATCATGGTCGTCGCGAGCTTGCTTGCCTCTCCGCTAGGGGCGAAAGCGGGGCAAAAAATGAACACGAAAGTGCTGCAAGTCATCCTTGCCGTGTTGATTTTGGCGACGGCGGTGAAAATTTGGGTGGATATTTTATGA